Genomic DNA from Ensifer adhaerens:
TTGGAAGCCATGCCCCCGATGGGGACTTTCCACACGCCGCTCGATGCCGGCGCCAGCCGCCATTACCTCGGCTTTGCGGGTGGCAGCGGCATCACGCCCGTTCTGTCGATCATCAAGACGGTCCTGGCAAGGGAGCCTCACTCGCGCTTCACGCTCGTCTATGCCAACCGGCAGATCAGTTCGATCATGTTCCGCGAGGAGCTGGAGGATCTGAAGAACCTCTATCTCGGCCGCTTCTCCGTGCTGCATGTGCTGAAGAGCGAAGCCCAGGACATCGATCTCTTCACCGGTCGCATCGATGCGGAAAAGTGCACGGCGCTGTTCAGGCACTGGATCGATATCAAATCCATTGCAACCGCCTTCATCTGCGGTCCCGAGCCGATGATGCTGGCAATTGCCGCTTCGCTCCGCGACCATGGCCTGCGGGACGATCAGGTCAAGTTCGAGCTTTTCGCCTCTTCCCAGCCCGGCCGCGCACGCCGTCGCGTCGAAGCTGTTGCAGGCGCCGATCATGGCGCGACGTGCGAGGCAACGGTGACGCTGGATGGCGCCACGCGGACTTTCAAGTTCCCGAAGCAGGGCGTCAGCCTCCTCGACGCCGCCATCGAAAATGCCATGGACGTGCCCTTTGCCTGCAAGGCCGGGGTCTGCTCCACCTGCCGCGCCAAGGTCACTGAAGGCGAGGTGGAAATGGAGGTCAACCACGCGCTGGAAGACTACGAAGTGCGCCAGGGCTATGTCCTGACCTGTCAGTGCTTCCCGTTGAGTGATCGCATCGTGGTCAGCTACGACCAATAAGGGGAGCAGGCGGCGTGACAGACAAGATCGCAATCGAGGACTATCTGGCGCAGGGCGGCGTGCTCTCTTCTCCCGCCAACGTTCCGCCCCGGTATCGCGGCGAGCTTCTGCGCGTCATGGCGAGTTTTGTTGACAGCGAACTTGCCGGCTCGGCCGGGTTTGCCGACACGATCAATGATGCGCCCGGCATCCAGGAGCGCATTTCCGCCGCCCGCATCGTTCTGGAAAAGGCGGATCATGCGTCGCGGGTGCTGAAGATCATGGAGACCTTCGGCGCCGACGGCGGACGTTACGCAGCGCATCATCCATGGGCTTCCCGCGTTGCGCGTGACGCGGATATCGGTCTGGCGCGGCAGTCCGGCGATATGCGCCTTTCCATCTTTCACTATCCGCTCGAAGGATGGGTTGATGCCGTGGTCATGAATGTCCTGATGGGCCGGGCCAGCGTCATTCAGATCGAAGAGCTTGCCCGCGTTTCCTATCAGCCGCTTGCAGAGGTCTTTCGCGCCATCCTGCCTCGGGAGAGGCGGCATGCCGAACTGGGCCTTGCAGGTTTGGTTCAGCTCGTCGAAGAACCCGATTCCTCCATCCGGGCAAAAGCCTCGGTTCACTACTGGTATCCGCGCGTTGCAGCGAGCTTCGGGCAATCGAGTTCCGAGCGTTTCGAGACGCTCGCGCGCTTCCGCATCCGTCACACACCAAACGAGACCCTTCTGGCGAAATGGCGGGATGAGGTCGATGCGCAGCTTTCTGCGCTCCGTCTGAATTGAAAGGAAAAACCATGAACGTCTTGGCAAAACAGCCACGTCGGCTTGAGAGCTATGTCTGCGGACAATGGGTCGCCGGTGCGCGGGACGGCGTGCCCTTGCTGGACGCATCGACCGGCGCGCCCGTGGCCTTCATCGATTCCAGCGGCATCGATTTCAAGGCGATCCTGGCCTATGGCCGCGACAGGGGTGGTCCCGCCCTTCGTCGCCTTTCCTTCCACGAGCGCGCTGCCATGCTCAAGGCTCTCGGTCAGGCACTGATGGAGCGCAAGGAGGAATTCTATGCGCTTTCGACGGCAACCGGCGCCACGCGCGCCGATAGCTGGGTGGATATCGACGGCGGCATCGGCACGCTCCTCTCCTATGCCTCCAAGGGCCGCGCGAGCTTCCCAACACGCGTCTCCTGCTCGACGGAGATCTCGAACATCTGTCCAAGGACGGTTCCTTTTCGGCCCAGCATATCCTGAGCCCCTTGCAGGGCGTGGCCGTCCATATCAATGCCTTCCAATTTCCCCTGCTGGGGCATGTTGGAAAAAGCTGGCGCCGACCCTGCTCGCGGGCGTGCCCGCGGTCGTGAAGCCCGCCAGTCAGACGGCATATCTGACGGAACTGATGGTCCGCCGTATCATCGAGACCGGCATCCTGCCGGAAGGCGCGCTCCAGCTTGTCAGCGGCTCCGTTGGTGATCTGCTCGATCATGTCGATGGTCAGGATGTCGTGACATTCACCGGCTCGGCCGCGACCGGCCAGAAGCTGAAGACGCACAAGGCCATCATCGAAACTCGGTTCGTTTCACCATGGAGGCAGATAGCCTCAATGCTGCCGTGCTTGGTCTCGATGCGGCGCCCGGCACCGAGGAGTTCGAGCTCTTCGTGAAGGAAGTTGCCCGCGAGATGACCGTCAAGGCGGGCCAGAAATGCACCGCCATCCGGCGCGTCATCGCACCTCGCCAGTTCTCCGAGGATCTCGTAAAGAGCCTTCGGGACCGTCTGGAGCGCACGACCGTCGGCAATCCTTCCGAAGAAGCGACCCGGATGGGACCGCTGGCAAGCCTCGCGCAGCGCGAGGAGGTCCGGGCGCGGATCCGTGATCTGGCGCAGGATGCGGAGATCGTTGCCGGCAATCCCGACAATCCCAGCATCGCCTCCGGCGACGCACAGGCGGGAGCGTTCCTCAATCCGGTCCTGCTCTATTGCGACAGGCCGATGGCCGCGAAAGCCATCCACGATGTCGAGGCCTTCGGGCCTGTCAGCACCATCGTGCCTTACGATACGGCGGAAGAGGCGGTCGCGCTTGCACGGCGCGGCAAGGGCAGCCTGGTAGCCTCCGTCTTCACCAATGACAAGGCTTTCGCCGAAGAGCTCGTGCTCGGTCTCGCACCGTTCCACGGCCGCGTGATGATCGGCAACCGGGTGAGCGCGAAGAGCTCGACGGGTCACGGTTCGCCGCTGCCGACGCTGGTTCACGGCGGTCCCGGCCGCGCCGGCGGTGGCGAGGAACTGGGCGGCATCCGCGGCGTCAAGCATTACATGCAGCGGACAGCAATCCAGGGCGCACCGGCACTTCTGTCGGCGGTCGCAGGGCGTTGGATGCCCGGCGCGGACGTTCGCAATGATGGCGTTCATCCCTTCCGCAAGTCGCTGGCGGAACTCAAGATCGGCGATCAGCTCGTGACCGCCACGCGCACCGTGACGCTGGAGGATATCGAACATTTCGCCCATTTCACCGGCGACACGTTCTACGCCCACATGGACGAGGCAGCGGCCAAGGCAAATCCGTTCTTCGACGGCCGCGTGGCGCATGGCTATCTGATCGTTTCCTTTGCCGCCGGTCTCTTCGTGGATCCGGCGCCGGGCCCGGTTCTCGCCAATTACGGGGTCGACAACCTGCGCTTCCTCACTCCGGTCAATCCCGGCGATACGCTTCAGGTTCAGCTGACCTGCAAGGATATCAATCCACGCGACAACGCCGAGCACGGCGAAGTGCGCTGGGATTGCCAGGTCACGAACCAGCACGGTGCGGTCGTTGCGCAGTACGATGTTCTCACGATGGTCGCGAAAACCAATTCCTGGCTGGAGAGCGCTGCCTGATCGGCGCATCCGCGCGGTATGCAAAAGAAAAAACCTGCGGACGTGACGGTCCGCAGGCTGTCAGATGGAAGACCGGAACTGAACACAGGTTGACGCAGGCGCGTCAGCAGACTGCCTTGAGACCTTCAAGCATCAGCGTGGTCGCGATGTCGGCGTAATCGTCGCGCGTAACCGGGCCGTCCGGGCGGAACCACATGTAGACCCAGTTCATCATGCCGAAGAGCGACATCGTCACGGGCATGAGAAGCGGACGGTTCTTGTTGAGATCGGGATTGATATCCCGGATCACCGTCGAGAAACCGTTTGACGATCCGCCGTTCGATCGCCTGAAGTTCGCCGAGCTGCTCGGCGGAGAGCGCGCTGGTGCCGTTTAAGCTGGACCTTGTGCTCGTTATCGCGACCTTCGTAATTCTTCAGGACGGCTTTCACGAGCAGGCGCAACCGGTCCGCCGGCGGCAGGCCAGGATTGTCCGCATCCGCGATCGCTTCATCGAGTTCGCTCAGATGCGTTCGCACGATATCGAAAATCAGCGCATCCTTGCCGGGATAGTAGTGATAGAGAAGCGCCTTCGAGACTTTCGAATGCGAAGCGATCATGGACATGGAGGGCCTTCTCCATGCCCATTTCGGCAAAGACAGCCGCAGCACTCGCGAGAATGCTTGCGCTGTTTGTCTTCAAAGTCGACTGCACGGGTTCGTGCCATGGGTTATTGCTCTGCTTTTGCGACTGGGAGGCATAAGGAAAGGTTCTTTCCTATATACCTCCTGCCTGTCACCGGGCCATACCGGTTGTTCATTCCTTGGGCCGGTTGTCCACGACCCGTTTTGCCTTGCCTTCCGAACGCACGACCTCCCGGGTGCATGAACATTCACGCGCGTGGAAACGCCGACGACGCTCTTGATATGGTGCGTCAATTCATGCGCCGAGTGGCTGCGCGCTGCGTCGTCTGCGGATTCTGCCGTGCATTC
This window encodes:
- a CDS encoding ring-1,2-phenylacetyl-CoA epoxidase subunit PaaE, with protein sequence MARFHSLTVTDIRRETRDAVVVTLRPSDEDRAVFDFTQGQYLTFRRKFDDEELRRSYSICAGKDEGVLKVGIKRVDGGCFSTWANENLKVGETLEAMPPMGTFHTPLDAGASRHYLGFAGGSGITPVLSIIKTVLAREPHSRFTLVYANRQISSIMFREELEDLKNLYLGRFSVLHVLKSEAQDIDLFTGRIDAEKCTALFRHWIDIKSIATAFICGPEPMMLAIAASLRDHGLRDDQVKFELFASSQPGRARRRVEAVAGADHGATCEATVTLDGATRTFKFPKQGVSLLDAAIENAMDVPFACKAGVCSTCRAKVTEGEVEMEVNHALEDYEVRQGYVLTCQCFPLSDRIVVSYDQ
- a CDS encoding 1,2-phenylacetyl-CoA epoxidase, catalytic subunit; the protein is MTDKIAIEDYLAQGGVLSSPANVPPRYRGELLRVMASFVDSELAGSAGFADTINDAPGIQERISAARIVLEKADHASRVLKIMETFGADGGRYAAHHPWASRVARDADIGLARQSGDMRLSIFHYPLEGWVDAVVMNVLMGRASVIQIEELARVSYQPLAEVFRAILPRERRHAELGLAGLVQLVEEPDSSIRAKASVHYWYPRVAASFGQSSSERFETLARFRIRHTPNETLLAKWRDEVDAQLSALRLN